The following are from one region of the Phycisphaeraceae bacterium genome:
- a CDS encoding TIGR02206 family membrane protein, which produces MAMHAMSADTGPPLLPAWATEFSSFGLLHALTAGALIGAMVVSIVLGRRWLGTWRERALRGVWIGWTVVWQAWAVVWYLLPAQFDVAESLPLHLCDLAAWVAPLALLTQKRFLRTLLFFWGLGLSTQAFVTPVLSEGVTDVRFWLFWIGHTQIVGSAAYDLLVLRYRPTWRDYVLVTIVNVVIIGVMIPLNLLLDANYWYVGNLKPEHPTLIDRLGPWPLRVVWMLLIGQGALAVLWGIGAWVGREVQAAAAEEGVATEIDARDGG; this is translated from the coding sequence ATGGCGATGCATGCGATGAGTGCTGATACTGGTCCCCCACTCTTGCCAGCGTGGGCGACTGAGTTTTCGTCGTTTGGGCTGCTGCACGCGCTGACGGCGGGAGCGTTGATCGGGGCGATGGTGGTGTCGATCGTACTGGGGCGGCGATGGCTTGGGACATGGCGCGAGCGGGCGCTGCGCGGCGTGTGGATCGGGTGGACGGTGGTGTGGCAGGCGTGGGCGGTGGTGTGGTATCTGCTGCCGGCGCAGTTTGATGTGGCGGAGAGCCTGCCGCTGCATTTGTGCGATCTTGCGGCGTGGGTTGCACCGCTGGCGCTGCTGACGCAGAAGCGGTTTTTGCGGACGCTGTTGTTCTTCTGGGGGCTTGGTCTTTCGACGCAGGCGTTTGTGACGCCGGTGCTGAGCGAGGGCGTGACGGATGTTCGGTTCTGGCTGTTCTGGATCGGGCACACGCAGATCGTGGGTTCGGCGGCGTATGACCTGCTGGTGTTGCGATATCGGCCGACGTGGCGGGATTATGTTTTGGTGACGATTGTGAATGTGGTCATCATCGGCGTGATGATTCCGCTGAATCTGTTGCTGGATGCGAACTACTGGTATGTGGGGAATCTGAAGCCGGAGCATCCGACGTTGATTGACCGGCTTGGGCCTTGGCCTTTGCGGGTGGTGTGGATGCTGTTGATCGGGCAGGGGGCGTTAGCGGTTTTGTGGGGCATCGGGGCGTGGGTGGGGCGCGAGGTGCAGGCTGCAGCGGCGGAGGAAGGTGTCGCAACGGAGATCGACGCACGTGATGGTGGGTGA
- the rlmN gene encoding 23S rRNA (adenine(2503)-C(2))-methyltransferase RlmN → MKHPEGHVFEFTPETLSAWCEERGMPRFRAAQILDWVYRKGVVDPRLMSNLAAREREILAQEMVFLSGVSVAHQMATDGTQKLLIEWPDDVRGAIPAGDAEIKPELRLPIVGGAMPYSATARQTECVMIPALPTESDPSPKRNTACISSQVGCPVGCRFCASGLGGLDGNLSAGRIVEQVWRLNRLEGVERISNVVFMGMGEPLANFRPVVAAVRTLAAEWGMGIGARRITISTVGMHKAIEKLAAELELPVTLALSLHAPNDELRRELIPWAEFTTIEQLLTACQAWFEKTGREITLEYILLGGVNDRPEHAAELAALARSLRANVNLIRYNQVKGLGYRRPSTEDVLAFQEILRAKRVNTHIRRSRGRDIAAACGQLRHEHVA, encoded by the coding sequence GTGAAACACCCAGAGGGACATGTGTTCGAGTTCACGCCTGAGACCTTGTCGGCGTGGTGTGAGGAGAGGGGGATGCCCCGATTCCGTGCGGCGCAGATTCTGGACTGGGTGTATCGCAAGGGGGTGGTGGATCCGCGATTGATGAGCAATCTGGCGGCGCGGGAACGGGAGATTCTGGCGCAGGAGATGGTGTTTTTGTCGGGGGTGAGTGTTGCGCACCAGATGGCGACGGATGGAACGCAGAAGTTGCTGATCGAGTGGCCCGATGATGTGCGTGGGGCGATTCCGGCGGGTGATGCGGAGATCAAGCCGGAACTGCGCTTGCCGATCGTGGGCGGGGCGATGCCATATTCGGCGACTGCGCGGCAGACGGAGTGCGTGATGATTCCGGCGTTGCCGACGGAGAGCGATCCGTCGCCGAAGCGGAATACGGCGTGCATATCGAGCCAGGTGGGGTGCCCGGTGGGGTGCCGATTCTGTGCGAGCGGGCTTGGGGGGCTGGACGGGAATTTGTCGGCGGGGCGGATTGTGGAGCAGGTGTGGAGGCTGAATCGGCTGGAGGGTGTGGAGCGGATCAGCAATGTGGTGTTCATGGGAATGGGCGAGCCGCTGGCGAATTTTCGGCCGGTGGTAGCGGCGGTGCGGACGCTGGCGGCGGAGTGGGGCATGGGGATCGGTGCGCGGCGCATCACGATCTCGACGGTGGGAATGCACAAGGCGATCGAGAAGTTGGCGGCGGAGCTCGAGCTGCCGGTGACGCTGGCGCTGTCGTTGCATGCGCCGAACGACGAGTTGAGGCGTGAGTTGATTCCGTGGGCGGAGTTCACGACGATCGAGCAGTTGCTGACGGCGTGTCAGGCGTGGTTTGAGAAGACGGGGCGGGAGATCACGCTGGAGTACATTCTGCTTGGGGGGGTGAACGATCGGCCGGAGCATGCGGCAGAGCTGGCGGCGCTTGCGCGAAGTTTGCGGGCGAATGTGAATTTAATTCGGTACAACCAGGTCAAGGGGCTGGGGTATCGGCGACCGAGCACGGAGGATGTGCTGGCGTTTCAGGAGATTTTGAGGGCGAAACGTGTGAACACGCATATCCGGAGGAGCCGGGGCCGGGACATTGCGGCGGCGTGCGGGCAGTTGCGTCATGAACATGTTGCGTGA
- a CDS encoding O-antigen ligase family protein: protein MITSTLNAPASRLHAAATTLGIALVIAPTLIRAIAPFDPMPYWSTDPFILWLPHTAIGPAAIMVLNFLTILGAALILATARTGRPLAATTLLVLGSIPIFIHGLRHDTNFELGMPWIAAAAAAIAIAHLPRASTARTIIFAALASLLVMFTARGVVQVFIEHPHTIADYELQRETFLESRGWSPDSMMARNYERRLYQPEATGWFGLANVYASFAAAYLAAFAILAWRAFALRDDRRMPLVMLAAAACALASLYLAGSKGALGALLLALPAFLIFLRLGPRARILIALVPIAALAAIIARGLIGERIAELSLLFRWFYLQGATAIFLDHPLIGVGPAGFKDAYMLAKPPLSPEEVQSPHSIFFEYLATLGLFALAWIALLAAACRSIAHSALTPAHSPASLKDSHQSTDQTRLITLSAFAFLGLSIATSALIESQLITIPMAIARITALLLALTITAAIARIAARDPRALPIASAAAALVLLAHAQIEVTATWASSAPLAAIFLGLACSPAAPTPRHSRLRSATIASLFIPACAFSLASSITFSSPWQATLHRAAQPIGRLAHLESAIQSPPPEGPAAIDHIAAWAGTPRAKTSLELAHQLDIIRRDNLRTAASLFTNAAGRPDHIPTRQTAARLNLQYALLAGSPSHAAEAIRHAQEAVNLNPHSPAALATLSSIHEALANRSDLTPDSGLAPAIAAMERAATLDPHGLTYPLRLVSLHQRAGNPDQAAHYARIALQNHEKLRLDPLRQLTPTEYAHLSAIVRANTP, encoded by the coding sequence ATGATCACCTCCACACTCAACGCACCCGCCTCACGCCTGCACGCCGCAGCAACCACCCTCGGCATCGCACTCGTCATCGCCCCGACACTCATCCGCGCGATCGCCCCCTTCGACCCCATGCCATACTGGAGCACCGATCCCTTCATCCTCTGGTTGCCACACACCGCCATCGGTCCCGCAGCCATCATGGTGCTCAACTTCCTCACCATCCTCGGCGCAGCCCTCATCCTCGCCACCGCCCGCACAGGCCGACCACTCGCCGCAACCACCCTCCTCGTCCTCGGCAGCATCCCCATCTTCATCCATGGCCTGCGCCACGACACCAACTTCGAACTCGGCATGCCGTGGATCGCCGCCGCCGCCGCCGCAATCGCCATCGCCCATCTCCCACGCGCATCCACCGCACGCACCATCATCTTCGCAGCCCTTGCATCCCTCCTCGTCATGTTCACCGCGCGAGGCGTCGTTCAGGTCTTCATCGAACACCCACACACAATCGCCGACTACGAACTCCAGCGCGAAACCTTCCTCGAATCACGAGGCTGGTCCCCCGACTCCATGATGGCACGCAACTACGAGCGACGCCTCTACCAGCCCGAAGCCACCGGCTGGTTCGGCCTCGCAAACGTCTACGCCTCCTTCGCCGCCGCATATCTCGCCGCATTCGCCATCCTCGCATGGCGAGCCTTCGCCCTCCGCGACGACCGACGCATGCCTTTGGTCATGCTCGCCGCCGCCGCATGCGCCCTCGCCTCGCTCTATCTCGCAGGCTCCAAAGGCGCACTCGGCGCACTTCTCCTCGCACTCCCCGCCTTCCTCATCTTCCTCCGCCTCGGCCCCCGCGCACGCATCCTCATCGCACTCGTCCCTATCGCCGCACTCGCCGCAATCATCGCTCGAGGCCTCATCGGCGAACGCATCGCCGAACTCTCACTCCTCTTCCGATGGTTCTACCTCCAGGGTGCCACCGCAATCTTCCTCGATCATCCCCTCATAGGCGTCGGGCCCGCAGGCTTCAAAGACGCATACATGCTCGCAAAACCGCCCCTCAGCCCCGAAGAAGTCCAATCCCCGCACTCCATCTTCTTCGAATACCTCGCAACCCTCGGCCTCTTCGCCCTCGCATGGATCGCACTCCTCGCCGCAGCCTGCCGCTCCATCGCTCACTCCGCACTCACTCCCGCACACTCTCCCGCATCACTCAAAGACTCCCATCAATCAACAGACCAGACCCGCCTCATCACCCTCTCCGCCTTCGCCTTCCTCGGCCTCTCCATCGCAACCTCAGCCCTCATCGAATCCCAACTCATCACCATCCCCATGGCCATCGCCCGCATCACCGCCCTCCTCCTCGCTCTCACCATCACCGCCGCAATCGCCCGCATCGCCGCACGCGACCCGCGCGCCCTCCCCATCGCCTCCGCAGCAGCCGCACTCGTCCTCCTCGCCCACGCTCAGATCGAAGTCACCGCAACCTGGGCATCCTCAGCCCCTCTCGCCGCCATCTTCCTCGGCCTCGCATGCTCTCCCGCCGCCCCAACACCACGACACTCGCGCCTCCGCTCCGCAACCATCGCATCACTCTTCATCCCCGCCTGCGCCTTCAGCCTCGCCTCCAGCATCACCTTCTCCTCACCGTGGCAAGCAACCCTCCACCGCGCCGCCCAGCCAATCGGCCGCCTCGCCCACCTCGAATCCGCCATCCAATCTCCCCCGCCCGAAGGCCCCGCCGCCATCGACCACATCGCCGCATGGGCCGGCACCCCACGCGCCAAAACCAGCCTCGAACTCGCCCACCAGCTCGACATCATCCGACGCGATAATCTCCGCACCGCCGCATCCCTCTTCACCAACGCCGCCGGCCGCCCCGACCACATCCCAACGCGACAAACCGCCGCCCGCCTCAACCTCCAATACGCCCTCCTCGCCGGTTCCCCATCGCACGCCGCCGAAGCCATCCGCCACGCTCAAGAAGCCGTCAACCTCAACCCGCATTCCCCCGCAGCCCTGGCAACCCTCTCCAGCATCCACGAAGCCCTCGCCAATCGCTCCGATCTCACCCCCGATTCCGGGCTTGCACCCGCCATCGCAGCAATGGAACGCGCCGCAACCCTCGACCCCCACGGCCTCACCTACCCCCTCCGCCTCGTCAGCCTCCACCAGCGAGCCGGCAACCCCGATCAAGCCGCCCATTACGCCCGCATCGCCCTACAAAACCACGAGAAACTCCGCCTCGACCCCCTCCGCCAACTCACGCCAACCGAGTACGCCCACCTCTCCGCCATCGTCCGCGCAAACACCCCGTGA
- the pgmB gene encoding beta-phosphoglucomutase, whose translation MLHRASAVIFDLDGVLVTTDELHYAAWKSIADELGIPFSRHTNHQLRGVSRMASLEVVLSAASRSFTQSEKEQLAHRKNTRFVESLQTLDAQAILPGVLALLDQLCAMNVPCAVASSSRNARLILDRVGLRSRMHTVVDGNDITRSKPDPQVFLLAAHQLALAPAQCVVVEDAESGVDAANAANMPVLGVGDPQRLAHASLVVPSLAHIQASQLLALSRPPINRHE comes from the coding sequence ATGCTCCACCGCGCCTCGGCAGTCATCTTCGATCTCGATGGCGTCCTCGTCACCACCGACGAACTCCACTACGCCGCATGGAAATCAATCGCCGACGAACTCGGCATCCCCTTCTCACGCCACACCAACCACCAACTCCGAGGCGTCAGTCGCATGGCTTCCCTCGAAGTCGTCCTCAGCGCCGCATCACGCTCCTTCACCCAATCCGAAAAAGAACAACTCGCCCACCGCAAAAACACCCGCTTCGTCGAATCCCTCCAGACTCTCGACGCGCAAGCCATCCTCCCCGGCGTCCTCGCCCTGCTCGACCAACTCTGCGCCATGAATGTCCCATGCGCCGTCGCGTCCTCAAGCCGCAACGCTCGACTCATCCTCGATCGCGTCGGACTCCGCTCGCGCATGCACACCGTCGTCGATGGCAACGACATCACACGCTCCAAACCCGATCCCCAGGTCTTCCTCCTCGCCGCACACCAACTCGCCCTCGCTCCCGCCCAGTGCGTTGTCGTCGAGGATGCCGAGTCCGGTGTCGACGCCGCCAACGCCGCAAACATGCCCGTCCTCGGCGTCGGAGATCCTCAACGCCTCGCCCACGCCTCCCTTGTCGTTCCCTCCCTCGCCCACATCCAAGCCTCCCAACTCCTCGCTCTCTCTCGCCCTCCGATCAATCGCCACGAGTGA
- a CDS encoding glycoside hydrolase family 65 protein produces the protein MKIRPSPPTVPMMHDQSWLIEQPNFNPETFKAYEGLFTLGSPALHLRGSLEQLIHNHPQDTLYERRAANVTSEKFRHNVTKLGTYVPTVYADHPTLNAQLVNLPSPLGLDICCNNNTLHPGSPAISRDTRTLDLRHALLTRHTHWHIGQTQLRLTFERFVSRTRPGLIAQRLSIESDHPIDLQLAATIDARVTTNGYDHFSALDWTTTTNPSNATTLALNLTLDSGQSVHYTSVLRTQAQPTRASAADRLGSITANIHVAPDQPAVIEKLTIIHASSTPHPAPARDTLDTSFDDLFAEHAAAWAEAWNTCDVHIEGDPHAQQAARAAIFHLLRTHPHTDAAAIDAKGYAGEAYWGRFFWDTEMYLLPFFLYTQPQHARDLVMFRVRTLPGARHNATRKGQPGARFAWESDCKGIECCPNWQYADHEIHVTADVVFGFQHYALAAADDDFLNTHARDTILDIARYFLDRVDFRAGDNRPHLLGVMGPDEYTPISSNNAFTNRLVSRALTQAAAAAAQHTPPDLDAQHLHSIATQLPIPSDGDLILQCDEWPLLAQPHFDTSWPDRSRTFASQVPQEKLYRTRCLKQADVLMLMALLPHEFTDAQVLAAWNEYLPCTTHDSSLSAGAHMLVASRLGLADHAWNFWNMGSRLDLDVEHGGAAEGIHIAGAGAIWQMIVLGFAGLKTAIETTSLTFTPRLPKHWTRLRFPLAWRNTRVMVNLDHAALSVQHLAGPALSVTVHAKQHTLTPGQTHTWRS, from the coding sequence ATGAAGATCCGCCCCAGCCCTCCTACCGTGCCGATGATGCACGACCAATCCTGGCTCATCGAACAACCCAACTTCAACCCCGAAACCTTCAAAGCCTACGAAGGGCTCTTCACCCTCGGCTCCCCAGCACTCCACCTCCGAGGCTCCCTCGAACAACTCATCCACAACCACCCTCAGGACACCCTCTACGAACGACGCGCCGCAAACGTCACCAGCGAAAAGTTCCGCCACAACGTCACCAAACTCGGCACCTACGTTCCCACCGTCTACGCCGATCACCCAACCCTCAACGCCCAACTCGTCAACCTCCCCAGCCCCCTCGGCCTTGATATCTGCTGCAACAACAACACCCTCCACCCCGGCTCGCCCGCCATTTCCCGCGACACCCGCACGCTCGACCTTCGCCACGCTCTCCTCACACGCCATACCCATTGGCACATCGGCCAAACCCAACTCCGCCTCACGTTCGAACGCTTCGTCAGCCGCACACGCCCCGGCCTCATCGCCCAACGCCTCTCCATCGAATCCGATCACCCCATCGACCTCCAACTCGCCGCCACCATCGACGCCCGCGTCACCACCAACGGCTACGACCACTTCTCCGCCCTCGACTGGACCACCACCACCAACCCCTCAAACGCCACCACGCTCGCCCTCAACCTCACCCTCGACTCCGGCCAATCCGTTCACTACACCTCCGTGCTCCGCACGCAAGCGCAACCGACGCGCGCCAGCGCAGCAGACCGCCTCGGTTCAATCACCGCCAACATCCACGTCGCGCCCGATCAACCCGCTGTCATCGAAAAACTCACCATCATCCACGCCAGCAGCACCCCCCATCCCGCGCCCGCCCGCGACACGCTCGATACATCATTCGATGACCTGTTCGCCGAGCACGCTGCAGCCTGGGCCGAAGCATGGAACACCTGCGATGTCCACATCGAAGGCGATCCCCACGCCCAACAGGCTGCACGCGCCGCCATCTTTCATCTCCTCCGCACCCACCCTCACACCGACGCCGCCGCCATCGACGCCAAGGGCTACGCCGGCGAAGCCTACTGGGGACGCTTCTTCTGGGATACCGAGATGTACCTCCTTCCATTCTTCCTCTACACCCAGCCACAGCACGCACGCGACCTCGTCATGTTCCGCGTCCGCACGCTCCCCGGCGCGCGCCACAACGCAACCCGCAAAGGTCAACCCGGCGCCCGCTTCGCTTGGGAATCCGACTGCAAAGGCATCGAGTGCTGCCCCAACTGGCAGTACGCCGATCACGAGATCCACGTCACCGCCGATGTTGTCTTCGGCTTCCAGCATTACGCCCTCGCTGCTGCCGACGACGACTTCCTCAACACACACGCCCGAGACACGATCCTCGATATCGCGAGATACTTTCTCGATCGTGTCGACTTCCGCGCCGGAGACAACCGCCCCCATCTCCTGGGCGTCATGGGCCCCGACGAATACACCCCCATCTCTTCAAACAACGCCTTCACCAATCGCCTCGTCAGCCGCGCCCTCACTCAGGCCGCAGCCGCCGCAGCCCAGCACACGCCGCCCGACCTCGATGCTCAACACCTCCATTCAATCGCAACCCAACTCCCAATCCCCTCCGATGGCGATCTGATCCTCCAGTGCGACGAGTGGCCCCTCCTGGCCCAGCCACACTTCGACACCTCCTGGCCCGACCGTTCCCGCACCTTCGCCTCCCAGGTCCCACAGGAAAAACTCTACCGCACACGCTGCCTCAAGCAGGCCGACGTGCTCATGCTCATGGCCCTCCTTCCCCACGAGTTCACCGACGCCCAGGTCCTCGCCGCATGGAACGAGTACCTCCCCTGCACCACTCACGACTCTTCTCTCTCCGCAGGCGCACACATGCTCGTCGCCTCAAGGCTCGGCCTGGCCGACCACGCATGGAACTTCTGGAACATGGGCAGTCGGCTCGATCTCGACGTTGAACACGGCGGAGCCGCCGAAGGCATTCACATCGCCGGCGCCGGCGCCATCTGGCAGATGATCGTCCTCGGTTTCGCAGGCCTCAAAACCGCAATCGAAACCACATCCCTCACCTTCACCCCTCGCCTCCCCAAACATTGGACACGCCTGCGCTTCCCGCTTGCATGGCGCAACACTCGCGTCATGGTCAATCTCGATCACGCCGCACTCAGCGTCCAGCACCTCGCAGGCCCCGCACTCAGCGTCACCGTTCACGCCAAGCAGCACACCCTCACCCCCGGCCAGACCCACACCTGGCGCTCCTGA
- a CDS encoding undecaprenyl/decaprenyl-phosphate alpha-N-acetylglucosaminyl 1-phosphate transferase: protein MHAIVLALILPAFIIALAAAALARRVSTRLGALDSAPRPGQIKAPPRRIPNTGGIGIFLGLAIPLAAAILALSLAPDFITSIAPSTRVHLEGMIERLPVAIAVLAGLTILHILGLIDDRKPLGPILKLAVMLAVAAAVIIFTQTRLLTMFDSHVGGSWLSIALTVLWFVVIINAINFIDNMDGLAAGVAAIAAACLLASALIAGQWFVAALLALTLGSALGFLCLNFPPARIFMGDGGSLVLGFLLAFLSVRATYIPQGLISPQPHAFLTPLVILAVPLYDFISVVFIRLRQGRNPFIGDLQHFSHRLVQRGLSPRSAVLVIYGCTVVTALGGVALPTLAPWQATLIGSQTLLVLLVLALLEGSASRSSPSP, encoded by the coding sequence ATGCACGCGATCGTTCTCGCGCTCATCCTGCCTGCCTTCATCATCGCACTGGCCGCCGCCGCGCTCGCACGCCGTGTCAGCACCCGCCTCGGCGCCCTCGACTCCGCACCACGCCCAGGACAGATCAAGGCCCCACCACGCCGCATCCCAAACACCGGCGGCATCGGTATCTTCCTGGGCCTCGCCATCCCCCTCGCCGCCGCAATCCTCGCCCTCTCCCTTGCCCCCGACTTCATCACCTCAATCGCCCCCTCCACACGCGTTCACCTCGAAGGCATGATCGAACGCCTCCCCGTCGCCATCGCCGTCCTCGCAGGCCTCACCATCCTTCATATCCTCGGCCTCATCGACGATCGAAAACCCCTCGGCCCAATCCTCAAACTCGCCGTCATGCTCGCTGTCGCAGCCGCTGTCATCATCTTCACACAGACACGCCTGCTCACCATGTTCGACTCCCACGTCGGAGGCTCCTGGCTCTCCATCGCACTCACCGTCCTCTGGTTCGTCGTCATCATCAACGCAATCAACTTCATCGACAACATGGACGGCCTGGCCGCCGGCGTCGCTGCAATCGCCGCCGCATGCCTCCTCGCATCCGCTCTCATCGCCGGACAGTGGTTCGTCGCAGCACTTCTCGCACTCACCCTCGGCAGCGCACTCGGCTTTCTCTGCCTCAACTTCCCACCCGCACGCATCTTCATGGGCGACGGCGGCTCACTCGTCCTCGGCTTCCTCCTTGCATTCCTCTCCGTCCGCGCCACCTACATCCCCCAAGGCCTCATCTCCCCACAGCCACACGCCTTCCTCACCCCCCTCGTCATCCTCGCCGTACCTCTCTATGACTTCATCTCCGTCGTCTTCATCCGCCTTCGCCAAGGCAGGAACCCCTTCATCGGCGACCTCCAGCACTTCTCCCACCGCCTCGTCCAGCGAGGCCTCTCACCGCGATCAGCAGTCCTCGTCATCTATGGCTGCACCGTCGTCACCGCACTCGGCGGCGTCGCCCTTCCCACCCTCGCGCCCTGGCAAGCCACACTCATCGGCTCACAAACCCTCCTCGTCCTCCTCGTCCTCGCCCTCCTCGAAGGCTCCGCCTCTCGTTCATCCCCCTCCCCATGA
- a CDS encoding TIGR02206 family membrane protein: MLSETIPLLAQMAWIDEIRPRTNAYRVLMVICAVVIAVAIVAGRRLADRPGQRVLEHAIGWSTIGVQLFALVWRNLPGNFDMQEALPLQLCRVVAWACAIAMITRARWALSLTFFWGLGLSSMGFITPVVRTGPVSVSFWLFWAAHVQIVGIALYQIIVHGYGPWPRDLRFAVIASVVYVAVVVPVNLMLNVDYGYLGASAYDRTTLAGRMGAFPLRAVKMVAMGMVWMLLLYLIARMVGTIKERRTAQVA, encoded by the coding sequence ATGCTGAGCGAAACGATACCATTGCTGGCGCAGATGGCGTGGATCGATGAGATACGGCCGCGCACGAATGCGTATCGGGTGCTGATGGTGATCTGTGCGGTAGTGATTGCGGTGGCGATCGTTGCCGGCAGGAGGCTTGCGGATAGGCCGGGGCAGCGAGTGCTGGAGCACGCGATCGGGTGGAGCACGATCGGGGTGCAGTTGTTTGCGTTGGTGTGGCGAAATCTGCCTGGGAATTTTGACATGCAGGAGGCGCTGCCGTTGCAGTTGTGCAGGGTGGTGGCGTGGGCGTGCGCGATTGCGATGATCACGCGGGCACGGTGGGCGCTGTCGCTGACGTTTTTCTGGGGGCTTGGGCTTTCGAGCATGGGGTTCATCACGCCGGTGGTGAGGACGGGTCCGGTGTCGGTGAGTTTCTGGCTGTTCTGGGCAGCGCATGTGCAGATCGTCGGGATTGCGCTGTATCAGATCATTGTGCATGGATATGGGCCTTGGCCTAGAGATTTGCGTTTTGCGGTGATTGCGAGCGTGGTGTATGTGGCGGTGGTGGTGCCGGTGAACCTGATGCTGAATGTCGACTATGGGTATCTGGGCGCGAGTGCGTATGACCGCACGACACTGGCGGGGCGGATGGGCGCGTTCCCGCTGCGTGCGGTGAAGATGGTGGCGATGGGGATGGTGTGGATGTTGTTGCTGTACCTGATCGCGCGCATGGTGGGCACGATCAAGGAGCGACGGACGGCGCAGGTGGCGTAG